Proteins encoded within one genomic window of Ottowia sp. SB7-C50:
- the cysD gene encoding sulfate adenylyltransferase subunit CysD yields MTEPHTLSNAHLDALEEETIFILREVAAAFERPALLFSGGKDSLVMLRCAEKAFGVGRIPYPLLMIDTGHNFPEVTDFRDQRAAELKAELIVRSVEDSMARGTVRLAHPGESRNVHQSVTLLEAIDEFRFDALIGGARRDEEKARAKERIFSHRDSFGQWQPKAQRPELWTLFNTRLAPGEHFRVFPISNWTELDVWQYIEREQIALPSIYYAHKREVVERRGLLVPVTPLTPHKDGETTETRTVRFRTVGDITCTCPVESDAATPGQIVIETLAADVSERGATRMDDKTSEASMEKRKKDGYF; encoded by the coding sequence GTGACCGAGCCGCACACCCTCAGCAACGCGCACCTCGACGCGCTGGAAGAAGAGACCATCTTCATCCTGCGCGAAGTCGCCGCCGCGTTCGAGCGCCCCGCGCTCCTTTTTTCAGGCGGCAAGGATTCGCTGGTGATGCTGCGTTGCGCCGAAAAAGCGTTTGGCGTCGGCCGCATTCCCTACCCGCTGCTGATGATCGACACCGGCCACAACTTCCCCGAAGTGACCGACTTCCGCGACCAGCGCGCGGCGGAGCTGAAGGCCGAGCTGATCGTGCGCAGCGTCGAAGACAGCATGGCGCGCGGCACGGTGCGGCTGGCGCACCCGGGCGAATCGCGCAACGTGCACCAGTCCGTCACGCTGCTGGAAGCCATCGACGAATTCCGCTTCGACGCCCTGATCGGCGGCGCGCGGCGCGACGAGGAAAAGGCGCGCGCCAAGGAACGCATCTTCAGCCACCGCGACAGCTTCGGCCAGTGGCAACCCAAGGCGCAGCGCCCCGAGCTGTGGACGCTGTTCAACACGCGGCTGGCGCCGGGTGAGCACTTCCGCGTGTTCCCCATCAGCAACTGGACCGAGCTGGACGTGTGGCAGTACATCGAGCGCGAGCAGATCGCCCTGCCATCGATCTATTACGCCCACAAGCGTGAGGTGGTGGAGCGCCGCGGCCTGCTGGTGCCGGTGACACCGCTCACGCCGCACAAGGATGGCGAGACCACCGAGACGCGCACCGTGCGCTTTCGCACCGTGGGCGACATCACCTGCACCTGCCCCGTCGAGAGCGACGCCGCCACGCCGGGCCAGATCGTCATCGAAACCCTGGCCGCCGACGTGAGCGAGCGCGGGGCGACGCGCATGGACGACAAGACCAGCGAAGCGTCGATGGAAAAGCGCAAGAAGGACGGCTATTTCTAA
- a CDS encoding sulfate adenylyltransferase subunit 1, with the protein MTTTESIASRARPTSAEAANDTQTALRFITCGSVDDGKSTLIGRLLVDSKAVLQDHLAGVTRGGEADLALLTDGLQAEREQGITIDVAYRYFNTEARKFIIGDAPGHEQYTRNMVTAASQADAAVVLVDATKLDWQDPALTLLPQTRRHSLLLNLLRVPSVVFAINKLDAVADPSLAFAHIRDALQAFARDAGINPAAIVPVSALKGWNVVDFGHENPGWCGYAGPTLLEILERLPVTPRETALPLAFPVQWVEKFSSSSDTHQGRRVFWGRVATGSVAPGTRVQVLPGGQGAVVAQVLDHARTPRGVGAGHSAGIVLDREVDVSRGDWIVAAPAPAAVVAADDFDEPATTPAWPSRRELSATVAWMDDEPLVAGRVYWALHGHRWVKAKVARIVERLNIHTLAREEATQLEPNAIGHVDLMLQEPIPAAAFERSRVLGSLILVDTASHKTAGALLVR; encoded by the coding sequence ATGACTACTACAGAATCCATAGCTTCCCGCGCCCGCCCCACAAGCGCTGAAGCCGCAAACGACACCCAAACCGCCCTTCGCTTCATCACCTGCGGCAGCGTGGATGACGGCAAGAGCACACTCATCGGCCGCCTGCTGGTGGACAGCAAGGCCGTGCTGCAGGACCACCTGGCGGGCGTCACGCGCGGGGGCGAGGCCGACCTGGCGCTGCTGACGGACGGGCTGCAGGCCGAGCGCGAGCAGGGCATCACCATCGACGTCGCGTACCGCTACTTCAATACCGAGGCGCGCAAGTTCATCATCGGCGACGCGCCGGGGCACGAGCAGTACACGCGCAACATGGTCACCGCGGCGTCGCAGGCCGATGCGGCGGTGGTGCTGGTCGATGCCACCAAGCTCGACTGGCAGGATCCGGCGCTCACCCTGCTGCCCCAGACCCGGCGCCATTCGCTGCTGTTGAATCTGTTGCGCGTGCCGTCGGTGGTATTTGCCATCAACAAGCTCGATGCCGTGGCCGATCCGTCGCTGGCGTTTGCCCACATCCGCGACGCGCTGCAGGCGTTTGCGCGCGATGCCGGCATCAACCCCGCCGCCATCGTGCCGGTGTCGGCGCTGAAGGGCTGGAACGTGGTCGACTTCGGTCACGAAAACCCGGGCTGGTGCGGCTACGCCGGGCCCACGCTGCTCGAAATTCTGGAGCGCCTGCCCGTGACGCCGCGCGAGACGGCGCTGCCGCTGGCGTTTCCGGTGCAGTGGGTCGAGAAGTTTTCTTCGTCGTCCGACACACACCAGGGCCGGCGCGTCTTCTGGGGCCGCGTGGCCACCGGCAGCGTGGCGCCGGGCACGCGCGTGCAGGTGCTGCCGGGCGGCCAGGGCGCCGTGGTGGCGCAGGTGCTCGACCACGCGCGCACGCCGCGCGGGGTGGGCGCCGGGCACAGCGCCGGCATCGTGCTGGACCGTGAAGTGGACGTCTCGCGCGGCGACTGGATCGTGGCCGCGCCCGCCCCGGCCGCCGTGGTGGCCGCCGACGACTTCGACGAGCCCGCCACCACGCCCGCGTGGCCCAGCCGGCGCGAGCTGTCGGCCACCGTGGCCTGGATGGACGACGAGCCGCTGGTGGCTGGCCGCGTCTACTGGGCGCTGCACGGGCACCGCTGGGTCAAGGCCAAGGTGGCGCGCATCGTGGAGCGCCTGAACATCCACACCCTGGCGCGCGAAGAAGCCACGCAACTGGAACCCAACGCCATCGGCCACGTCGACCTGATGCTGCAGGAGCCGATTCCGGCGGCCGCCTTCGAGCGCAGCCGCGTGCTGGGCTCGCTGATCCTGGTCGACACGGCCAGCCACAAGACCGCCGGCGCGCTGCTGGTGCGCTGA
- a CDS encoding phosphoadenylyl-sulfate reductase: protein MNGFAPLPAADAPAASAIDLYATPSPGFDAKLHETVVTLLKAASTGPVTQANSLGAEDMVITHLINTHKLPIGIFVLDTGALHAPTLTLLDQLTAQQAEHPHAPLTVYRPDHEAVVQFVAREGQDAMYRSIELRKACCGIRKMAPLGRALAGKRAWVTGLRREQSGARADVPLVDRSEQESKGLLKYNPLAEWTWGDVWHYIASRNVPYNPLHDQFYPSIGCAPCTRAITLGEDFRAGRWWWEDEAAKECGLHVKNPEGVAA from the coding sequence ATGAACGGCTTCGCCCCGCTGCCCGCCGCCGACGCGCCCGCCGCGTCCGCCATCGACCTGTACGCCACGCCCAGCCCCGGCTTTGACGCCAAGCTGCACGAAACCGTGGTGACGCTGCTCAAGGCCGCGTCCACCGGCCCGGTGACGCAGGCCAACAGCCTCGGCGCCGAGGACATGGTCATCACGCACCTGATCAACACCCACAAGCTGCCCATCGGCATCTTCGTGCTCGACACCGGCGCGCTGCACGCCCCCACGTTGACGCTGCTCGACCAGCTGACCGCGCAGCAGGCCGAGCACCCGCACGCGCCGCTCACGGTCTACCGGCCGGATCACGAGGCGGTGGTGCAGTTCGTCGCCCGCGAAGGCCAGGACGCGATGTACCGCAGCATCGAGCTGCGCAAGGCCTGCTGCGGCATCCGCAAGATGGCGCCGCTGGGCCGCGCCCTGGCCGGCAAGCGCGCCTGGGTGACCGGCCTGCGCCGCGAACAATCCGGCGCCCGCGCTGATGTACCCTTGGTGGACCGCTCTGAACAAGAGAGCAAAGGCCTGCTCAAGTACAACCCGCTGGCCGAGTGGACCTGGGGCGACGTGTGGCACTACATCGCCTCGCGCAACGTGCCCTACAACCCGCTGCACGACCAGTTCTACCCCAGCATCGGCTGCGCGCCCTGCACCCGCGCCATCACGCTGGGCGAAGACTTCCGCGCCGGGCGCTGGTGGTGGGAAGACGAGGCCGCAAAGGAGTGTGGCTTGCATGTGAAAAATCCCGAAGGAGTCGCCGCATGA
- the fdxA gene encoding ferredoxin FdxA produces the protein MTHVVTEACIRCKYTDCVDVCPVDCFKEGPNFLTIDPDECIDCAVCIPECPVNAIYAEEDLPKDQLHMTEINAELSRLPNWKTITKRKDPLPDHEDWANKTDKLKELIR, from the coding sequence ATGACCCACGTCGTCACCGAAGCCTGCATCCGCTGCAAATACACCGATTGCGTGGACGTCTGCCCCGTCGATTGCTTCAAGGAAGGCCCCAATTTCCTCACCATCGATCCCGATGAGTGCATTGATTGCGCCGTGTGCATCCCCGAATGCCCCGTCAACGCCATCTACGCCGAGGAAGACCTGCCCAAGGACCAGTTGCACATGACCGAGATCAACGCCGAGTTGTCGCGGCTGCCCAACTGGAAGACCATCACCAAGCGCAAGGACCCGCTGCCCGACCACGAAGACTGGGCCAACAAGACGGACAAGCTGAAAGAACTGATCCGCTGA
- a CDS encoding nitrite/sulfite reductase — translation MYQYTEFDRQFVQLRAQQFRDQLERWQRGELTDEQFLPLRLQNGWYIQRYAPMLRAAVPYGEISSAQLRVLARIARYYDRPDPDLLAHAQQTQDELQASQPGLTLAAPPLRHGYGHFTTRTNVQFNWIPITQAADVMDLLASVDMHGIQTSGNAIRNITCEALAGIAPDEIVDTRPFAEILRQWSTLHPEFAFLPRKFKIAFNGAAEDRAATGWYDIGIQARKNPAGEVGFTLQVGGGMGRTPIIGSVVREFLPWAELLNYIEAVVRVYNRYGRRDNKWKARIKILVKAEGQRFVDEVEAEYAAIVQQDGAPHTITQAELDRVAASFVVPPLRPAHVPSEAGITAKPFQRWLAQNVGKHRLSHLSVVTLSFKRPGWAPGDADADTLDALAELADTFSAGEARLTHEQNLLLPWVHASDLPALYERAKRLSLVQPNIGLLTDMIACPGGDFCSLANARAIPIAAALTELYQDIDEVTDLGPIDLHISGCINSCGHHHSGHIGILGVDKDGKEWYQVTLGGSDGSALSGPATPGKVVGPSFSAAEVPGVVEAILDTYRDLRLGSQERFVQTVRRVGHEPFKQAANGARLIDHRAARQAEEATA, via the coding sequence ATGTACCAATACACCGAATTCGACCGCCAATTCGTCCAGTTGCGCGCCCAGCAATTCCGCGACCAGCTTGAGCGCTGGCAGCGCGGCGAGCTGACCGACGAACAATTTCTTCCCCTGCGCCTGCAAAACGGCTGGTACATCCAGCGCTACGCGCCCATGCTGCGCGCGGCCGTGCCCTATGGCGAGATCAGCAGCGCGCAGTTGCGCGTGCTGGCGCGCATCGCGCGTTACTACGACCGGCCCGACCCCGACCTGCTGGCACACGCGCAGCAGACGCAGGACGAACTGCAGGCCTCGCAACCCGGCCTGACGCTGGCCGCGCCGCCGCTGCGCCATGGCTACGGCCACTTCACCACGCGCACCAACGTGCAGTTCAACTGGATTCCCATCACGCAGGCGGCCGACGTGATGGACCTGCTGGCCAGCGTGGACATGCACGGCATCCAGACCAGCGGCAACGCCATCCGCAACATCACCTGCGAGGCGCTGGCCGGCATCGCCCCCGACGAGATCGTCGACACGCGCCCGTTTGCCGAAATCCTGCGCCAGTGGAGCACGCTGCACCCCGAGTTCGCGTTTCTGCCGCGTAAGTTCAAGATCGCCTTCAACGGCGCTGCCGAAGACCGCGCCGCCACCGGCTGGTACGACATCGGTATTCAGGCACGCAAGAACCCCGCGGGCGAAGTCGGCTTCACACTTCAGGTCGGCGGCGGCATGGGGCGCACGCCCATCATCGGCAGCGTGGTGCGCGAATTCCTGCCGTGGGCCGAATTGCTGAACTACATCGAAGCCGTGGTGCGCGTCTACAACCGCTATGGCCGGCGCGACAACAAGTGGAAGGCGCGCATCAAGATCCTCGTCAAGGCCGAAGGCCAGCGCTTCGTTGACGAGGTCGAGGCCGAATACGCCGCCATCGTGCAGCAGGACGGCGCGCCGCACACCATCACCCAGGCCGAGCTGGACCGCGTGGCCGCCAGCTTCGTCGTCCCGCCGCTGCGCCCCGCCCATGTGCCGAGCGAAGCCGGCATCACGGCCAAGCCCTTCCAGCGCTGGCTGGCGCAGAACGTGGGCAAGCACCGCCTGTCGCACCTGAGCGTGGTCACCCTGTCGTTCAAGCGCCCCGGATGGGCGCCCGGCGACGCCGACGCCGACACGCTGGACGCGCTGGCCGAACTGGCCGACACCTTCAGCGCCGGCGAGGCACGCCTGACGCACGAGCAGAACCTGCTGCTGCCCTGGGTGCACGCCAGCGACCTGCCGGCGCTGTACGAGCGCGCCAAACGCTTAAGCCTGGTGCAGCCCAACATCGGCCTGCTGACCGACATGATTGCATGCCCCGGCGGCGACTTCTGCTCGCTGGCCAACGCGCGCGCCATCCCCATTGCCGCCGCGCTGACCGAGCTGTACCAGGACATCGACGAGGTGACCGACCTGGGCCCCATCGACCTGCACATCAGCGGCTGCATCAACAGCTGCGGCCACCACCACAGCGGCCACATCGGCATCCTGGGCGTCGACAAGGACGGCAAGGAGTGGTACCAGGTCACGCTGGGCGGCAGCGACGGCTCGGCGCTGTCCGGGCCCGCCACGCCGGGCAAGGTGGTCGGCCCGTCGTTCAGCGCCGCCGAGGTGCCGGGCGTGGTCGAAGCCATCCTCGACACCTACCGCGACCTGCGCCTGGGCAGCCAGGAGCGCTTCGTCCAGACGGTGCGCCGCGTGGGCCACGAGCCCTTCAAGCAGGCCGCCAACGGCGCCCGCCTTATCGATCACCGCGCCGCGCGGCAAGCCGAAGAAGCCACCGCCTGA
- a CDS encoding NAD(P)/FAD-dependent oxidoreductase, giving the protein MPDHYTSIETDALIIGAGPVGLFAIFELGLLEVSAHVVDALPQVGGQPGELYPDKPIYDIPGIPVCSGQQLVDGLMKQVAPFAPHFHMGHQVSTLQRQADGRFQVGTHRGTQFVARTVFIAAGVGAFVPRKLKVEGLDALEERQLFYSVADAARFAGQRLVIVGGGDSALDWAIHFATAADHAPASVTLLHRRDGFQAAPASVARMRELVAAGALRFVVGQVDGIEQQDDRLAAIQVLGPNGQTTPLPLDTLLVFHGMSPRLGPIADWQLALERKQLVVDTEKFQTSEPGIFAIGDINTYPGKRKLILCGFHEATLAAYAAQTIIAPGHDVPFQYTTSSTRLQRLLGVAAAADPGQRD; this is encoded by the coding sequence ATGCCCGACCACTACACGTCTATCGAAACCGACGCCCTGATCATCGGCGCCGGCCCGGTGGGCCTGTTCGCCATCTTCGAGCTGGGGCTGCTGGAAGTTTCCGCCCACGTGGTCGACGCGCTGCCGCAGGTCGGCGGCCAGCCGGGCGAGCTGTACCCCGACAAGCCGATCTACGACATTCCCGGCATTCCGGTGTGCAGCGGGCAGCAGCTGGTGGACGGGCTGATGAAGCAGGTCGCACCCTTTGCGCCGCACTTTCACATGGGGCACCAGGTCAGCACGCTTCAGCGGCAGGCCGACGGCCGCTTTCAGGTGGGCACGCACCGGGGCACGCAGTTTGTGGCGCGCACCGTGTTCATCGCGGCCGGGGTCGGCGCCTTCGTGCCGCGCAAGCTCAAGGTCGAGGGGCTGGACGCCTTGGAGGAGCGGCAACTGTTCTACAGCGTGGCCGACGCGGCCCGCTTTGCCGGGCAGCGGCTGGTCATCGTCGGGGGCGGCGATTCGGCGCTGGACTGGGCGATTCACTTTGCCACGGCAGCCGACCACGCACCGGCCAGCGTCACCTTGCTGCACCGCCGTGACGGCTTTCAGGCCGCACCGGCCTCCGTGGCACGCATGCGTGAACTCGTCGCCGCCGGCGCCCTGCGCTTCGTGGTCGGCCAGGTCGACGGCATCGAGCAGCAGGACGACCGCCTCGCCGCCATCCAGGTGCTGGGGCCCAACGGCCAGACCACGCCCTTGCCACTGGACACGCTGCTCGTCTTTCACGGCATGAGTCCGCGCCTGGGCCCCATCGCAGACTGGCAACTGGCGCTGGAGCGCAAGCAGCTGGTGGTCGACACCGAGAAGTTCCAGACCAGCGAGCCGGGCATCTTCGCCATTGGCGACATCAACACCTATCCCGGCAAGCGCAAGCTGATCCTGTGCGGCTTTCACGAGGCCACGCTGGCCGCCTATGCGGCGCAGACGATCATTGCGCCCGGCCACGACGTGCCGTTTCAGTACACCACCAGCAGCACGCGGCTGCAGCGCCTGCTGGGCGTCGCCGCGGCGGCAGACCCCGGCCAGCGCGACTGA
- a CDS encoding TfoX/Sxy family protein: MSTRPETLEFLIDQLGDWPGLRTRRMFGEYCVYVDDKPVAFVCDDLLYVKPTAAGEALMAPPVWGRFYDKAKPHLLVTPDRWDDRDWMRALISATAYALPPPKPRKTAKPAAPAKSTKAAAPRKRATSVKP, translated from the coding sequence ATGTCCACCCGCCCCGAAACGCTCGAATTCCTGATCGACCAACTCGGCGACTGGCCGGGATTGCGCACGCGGCGCATGTTCGGCGAATACTGCGTGTATGTGGACGACAAGCCGGTCGCCTTCGTGTGCGACGACCTGCTGTATGTCAAGCCGACCGCTGCTGGCGAGGCGCTGATGGCGCCGCCGGTGTGGGGGCGCTTCTACGACAAGGCCAAGCCGCACCTGCTGGTCACGCCCGACCGGTGGGACGATCGGGACTGGATGCGCGCGCTGATCAGCGCGACGGCCTACGCGCTGCCGCCGCCCAAGCCGCGCAAGACCGCCAAACCGGCAGCGCCGGCAAAGTCCACCAAGGCCGCCGCGCCGCGCAAGCGCGCTACGTCTGTCAAGCCCTGA
- a CDS encoding gamma-glutamyltransferase family protein, whose protein sequence is MTPRHLFVVSALASAALLAGCASGLRYTPPSTPVTPEGGSGWTDKPGWATEQFAVASANPLSTDAGYQVLKAGGSALDAAIAVQLVLGLVEPQSSGIGGGAFLLHSSGRDVTAWDGRETAPAAADEKLFLGADGKPMAFHDGVVGGRSVGVPGTVRMLEQAHKVHGRLPWTELLQPAILLAEQGFQVSPRLNTLLKNEQHLKKDPVAAAFFYDAAGNPWPVGHVLKNPEYAAVLKGIAARGASALLEGPVAQAIVDKVTKHPTNPGQMTLADLAGYQPKRRAPLCFDYPVAPAARTYEICGFPPPSSGAIAIGQILGILARTPAAQMKPGADGLPTADWLHYYTDAARLAFADRAQYVADPDFVQPPGGSWTSLLAPAYLQSRAALIGAQSLKLAQPGNPGAVKTSHAPMPDQPEYGTSHISIVDGYGNALAMTTTIEDQFGARQMVKGFLLNNELTDFSFAPTDAQGQPIANRVQPGKRPRSSMAPTLVFEKGADGTRGPLVMSAGSPGGALIIHYTAKTLYGVLNWGLTPQQAINLPNFGSTNGPSVLEEKRFAPATVEALRTRGAEVREMNMTSGLQALTRAEVHGKKLWLGGADPRREGVVMGD, encoded by the coding sequence ATGACCCCACGCCACCTGTTCGTCGTCAGCGCCCTGGCCAGCGCCGCCCTGCTCGCCGGCTGCGCCAGCGGCCTGCGCTACACGCCACCCAGCACGCCGGTGACGCCCGAAGGCGGCTCGGGCTGGACCGACAAGCCGGGTTGGGCCACCGAGCAATTCGCCGTCGCCTCGGCCAACCCGCTGTCGACCGACGCCGGCTATCAGGTGCTGAAGGCCGGCGGCAGCGCGCTGGATGCGGCCATCGCCGTGCAACTGGTGCTGGGGCTGGTCGAGCCGCAGTCCAGCGGCATCGGCGGCGGTGCCTTCCTGCTGCATTCGTCCGGCCGCGACGTCACGGCGTGGGACGGCCGCGAGACCGCGCCGGCGGCGGCCGACGAAAAGCTGTTTCTGGGCGCCGACGGCAAGCCGATGGCCTTCCACGACGGCGTGGTGGGTGGTCGGTCGGTCGGCGTGCCCGGCACGGTGCGCATGCTGGAGCAGGCGCACAAGGTGCATGGCCGCCTGCCGTGGACCGAGTTGCTCCAGCCCGCCATCCTGCTGGCCGAGCAGGGCTTCCAGGTCAGCCCGCGCCTGAACACGCTGCTGAAAAACGAGCAACATCTGAAGAAAGACCCGGTCGCCGCGGCCTTCTTCTACGACGCCGCTGGCAACCCCTGGCCAGTCGGGCACGTGCTCAAGAATCCCGAGTACGCCGCCGTGCTGAAGGGCATTGCCGCGCGTGGCGCCAGCGCGCTGCTGGAAGGCCCGGTCGCGCAAGCCATTGTCGACAAGGTGACCAAGCACCCCACCAACCCCGGCCAGATGACGCTGGCCGACCTGGCCGGCTATCAACCCAAGCGCCGCGCGCCGCTGTGCTTTGACTATCCCGTGGCCCCAGCGGCCAGGACGTACGAGATCTGCGGCTTCCCGCCGCCGTCGTCGGGCGCCATCGCCATCGGGCAGATCCTGGGCATCCTGGCGCGCACGCCCGCCGCGCAGATGAAGCCAGGCGCCGACGGCCTGCCCACCGCCGACTGGCTGCACTACTACACCGATGCCGCGCGCCTGGCCTTTGCCGACCGCGCTCAATACGTGGCCGACCCCGACTTCGTGCAGCCGCCCGGCGGCAGCTGGACGAGCCTGCTGGCGCCCGCCTACCTGCAAAGCCGCGCCGCGCTGATCGGTGCGCAGAGCCTGAAGCTGGCGCAGCCCGGCAACCCCGGCGCAGTGAAGACCAGCCACGCGCCCATGCCCGACCAGCCCGAATACGGCACCAGCCACATCAGCATCGTCGACGGCTACGGCAATGCGCTGGCCATGACCACCACCATTGAAGACCAGTTCGGCGCGCGCCAGATGGTGAAAGGCTTCCTGCTCAACAACGAGCTGACCGATTTCAGCTTTGCCCCCACCGACGCGCAGGGCCAGCCGATTGCCAACCGCGTGCAGCCGGGCAAGCGCCCGCGCTCGTCGATGGCGCCCACACTGGTGTTCGAGAAAGGCGCCGACGGCACGCGCGGCCCGCTGGTGATGAGCGCCGGCAGCCCAGGCGGCGCGCTCATCATCCACTACACCGCCAAGACGCTGTACGGCGTACTCAACTGGGGCCTGACGCCGCAGCAGGCCATCAACCTGCCCAACTTCGGCTCCACCAACGGCCCGAGCGTGCTGGAAGAAAAGCGCTTCGCGCCCGCCACCGTGGAAGCTTTGCGCACGCGCGGCGCCGAGGTGCGCGAGATGAACATGACCAGCGGCCTGCAGGCCCTGACGCGCGCCGAAGTGCACGGCAAGAAGCTGTGGCTGGGCGGCGCCGACCCGCGCCGCGAGGGCGTGGTGATGGGCGACTGA
- a CDS encoding DUF934 domain-containing protein → MKIIANSALQTSAGTQNTLKIAPDADLGQLAADGALQGVDRIELDFPKFTDGRAFSQAVLLRRRFGFAGDLRATGDVLIDQLVQMARSGFTSAVLAPGVDAAAAERQFARYSAFYQGDALQPRPRFARQDAAPEAA, encoded by the coding sequence ATGAAAATAATAGCTAACAGCGCCCTCCAGACCAGCGCTGGCACCCAAAATACCTTGAAGATTGCGCCCGATGCCGACCTGGGCCAGCTGGCGGCCGACGGCGCGCTGCAAGGCGTGGATCGCATTGAACTGGACTTTCCCAAGTTCACCGACGGCCGCGCCTTCAGCCAGGCCGTGCTGCTGCGCCGCCGCTTCGGCTTTGCGGGCGACCTGCGCGCCACGGGCGACGTGCTGATCGACCAGCTGGTGCAGATGGCGCGCAGCGGCTTCACCAGCGCCGTGCTGGCGCCGGGCGTGGACGCTGCGGCGGCCGAGCGGCAGTTTGCCCGCTACAGCGCCTTCTACCAGGGTGACGCCCTGCAGCCGCGCCCCCGCTTCGCGCGGCAGGACGCCGCGCCGGAGGCCGCATGA
- a CDS encoding dodecin family protein yields MSVAKVIEISASSSKSFEDAILTGVARAADTIDQVKGAWIKEQKVVIEGGKIKEYRVNMNVTFVVGEVDK; encoded by the coding sequence ATGTCCGTTGCCAAGGTCATCGAAATCAGCGCGTCCAGCTCCAAGAGCTTCGAGGACGCCATCCTCACCGGCGTCGCCCGCGCGGCCGACACCATCGATCAGGTCAAGGGCGCCTGGATCAAGGAGCAGAAGGTCGTGATTGAAGGCGGCAAGATCAAGGAATACCGCGTCAACATGAACGTGACCTTCGTGGTGGGCGAGGTCGACAAGTAA
- a CDS encoding nucleobase:cation symporter-2 family protein, whose product MKPADDAVDQVLPTGKLAALGLQHVLVMYAGAVAVPLIVGRALKLGPEEVALLISADLFCCGIVTLIQSLGMTQWFGIRLPVMMGVTFAAVGPMVAMANSHPGPDGARMIFGAIIGAGIISMLIAPLISRLLRFFPPVVTGTIIAVIGINLMRVGVNWIFGNPVGPTAPLVVTPEHSEWLSTVRSSAAVGQPGFPPVPQGLALAPTAPNPAYAALPGVGIAAIVLASILLIAKFAKGFVANISVLLGIVIGGIVATATGMMHFDKVGKAKWFDVVLPFHFGTPIFEPVMVLTMVLVMIVVMIESTGMFLALGEMTDRKVDQPALARGLRTDGLGTLIGGIFNTFPYTSFSQNVGLVAVTGVKSRFVCVAAGLILVVLGLLPKMAALVESLPTVVLGGAGLVMFGMVAATGIRILGGVDYTHNRNNALIVAISIGFGMIPLVAPRYLQWMPHAIHPLIESGILLASMVAVMLNLYFNGAKGDAEGSIRAAKQADAH is encoded by the coding sequence ATGAAACCTGCCGACGACGCCGTCGACCAAGTCCTGCCCACCGGCAAACTGGCCGCGCTGGGCCTGCAGCACGTGCTGGTGATGTACGCCGGCGCGGTCGCCGTGCCGCTCATCGTCGGGCGCGCGCTCAAGCTCGGGCCTGAAGAGGTGGCCTTGCTGATCTCGGCCGACCTGTTCTGCTGCGGCATCGTCACGCTGATCCAGTCGCTCGGCATGACGCAGTGGTTCGGCATCCGCCTGCCGGTGATGATGGGCGTGACCTTTGCCGCCGTCGGCCCCATGGTGGCCATGGCCAACAGCCACCCAGGGCCGGACGGCGCGCGCATGATCTTCGGCGCCATCATCGGCGCCGGCATCATCTCGATGCTGATCGCACCGCTGATCAGCCGCTTGCTGCGTTTCTTTCCGCCCGTGGTCACGGGCACCATCATCGCGGTCATCGGCATCAACCTGATGCGCGTGGGCGTCAACTGGATCTTCGGCAACCCGGTGGGGCCGACGGCGCCGCTGGTCGTCACACCCGAGCATTCAGAGTGGCTCAGCACCGTGCGAAGCTCTGCCGCGGTCGGCCAGCCGGGTTTTCCGCCAGTGCCGCAGGGCCTGGCGCTGGCGCCCACGGCACCCAATCCGGCCTACGCCGCGCTGCCAGGTGTGGGCATTGCCGCCATCGTGCTGGCGTCGATCCTGCTCATCGCCAAGTTTGCCAAGGGCTTCGTTGCCAACATCTCGGTGCTGCTGGGCATCGTCATCGGCGGCATCGTCGCCACCGCCACCGGCATGATGCATTTCGACAAGGTCGGCAAGGCCAAGTGGTTCGACGTGGTGCTGCCGTTTCACTTCGGCACGCCGATCTTCGAGCCGGTGATGGTGCTGACCATGGTGCTGGTGATGATCGTGGTGATGATCGAATCGACCGGCATGTTTCTCGCCCTGGGCGAGATGACCGACCGCAAGGTCGATCAGCCAGCGCTGGCGCGCGGGCTGCGCACCGACGGGCTGGGTACGCTGATCGGCGGCATTTTCAACACCTTCCCGTACACCAGCTTTTCGCAAAACGTGGGGCTGGTCGCCGTGACCGGCGTCAAGAGCCGCTTTGTGTGCGTGGCGGCGGGCCTCATCCTGGTGGTGCTGGGCCTGCTGCCCAAGATGGCGGCGCTGGTCGAATCGCTGCCCACCGTGGTGCTGGGCGGCGCAGGGCTGGTGATGTTTGGCATGGTCGCAGCCACGGGCATCCGCATCCTGGGCGGCGTGGACTACACGCACAACCGCAACAACGCGCTGATCGTGGCGATCTCGATCGGCTTCGGCATGATCCCGCTGGTGGCGCCCCGCTACCTGCAATGGATGCCACACGCCATCCACCCGCTGATCGAGTCGGGCATTCTGCTGGCGTCGATGGTGGCGGTGATGCTCAACCTGTATTTCAACGGCGCCAAGGGCGACGCCGAAGGCAGCATCCGCGCGGCAAAGCAGGCCGACGCGCACTGA